A single Desulfurobacterium sp. TC5-1 DNA region contains:
- the rpsB gene encoding 30S ribosomal protein S2, which produces MKELLEAGVHFGHQKERWNPKMKRFIFTERNGIHIIDLQKTLKYFDEAYDYVADLVANGGTILFVCTKKQGQDIVKEEAERCGMFYINKRWLGGTITNFETIKKSIFKLKMLKKMEEEGIFEKLPKKEAMKLKRKKEKLEKYIGGIENMKRIPDALFIVDVVREENAVTEARKAGVPIVALVDTNADPDLIDYPIPANDDAIRAIRLLTSRIADAVLEGKMRREAIKLAEGEEAIEEAEFVPEEE; this is translated from the coding sequence ATGAAAGAACTTCTTGAAGCCGGGGTTCACTTCGGTCACCAGAAAGAGAGATGGAACCCCAAAATGAAGAGGTTCATCTTCACAGAGAGAAACGGTATCCACATTATCGACCTTCAAAAAACTCTCAAGTACTTTGATGAAGCTTACGACTACGTTGCCGACTTAGTGGCAAACGGCGGAACAATTCTTTTTGTCTGCACAAAGAAACAGGGACAAGACATCGTAAAAGAAGAAGCCGAAAGATGTGGCATGTTCTACATTAACAAGAGATGGTTAGGTGGAACAATTACAAACTTTGAAACTATCAAGAAGAGCATTTTCAAACTTAAAATGCTCAAGAAGATGGAAGAAGAGGGCATCTTTGAAAAGCTCCCCAAGAAAGAGGCTATGAAGCTTAAAAGAAAGAAAGAGAAGCTTGAGAAGTACATCGGCGGAATTGAAAACATGAAAAGAATTCCTGACGCCCTCTTCATCGTTGATGTGGTAAGGGAAGAAAACGCCGTTACAGAAGCAAGAAAGGCAGGTGTTCCTATCGTTGCCCTCGTTGACACAAACGCCGACCCTGACCTTATTGATTACCCAATTCCGGCAAACGACGACGCCATTAGAGCAATAAGACTTCTCACGTCAAGAATCGCAGATGCTGTCCTTGAAGGAAAGATGAGAAGAGAAGCTATAAAGCTTGCCGAAGGCGAAGAGGCTATTGAAGAAGCTGAATTCGTTCCAGAGGAGGAATAA
- the tsf gene encoding translation elongation factor Ts: MAEITTQMIKELREKTGAGIVDCKKALQEAEGNMEKAIEILRKKGAAKAAKKADRATAEGIVVSYIHAGGKVGALVEINCETDFVARTDDFKALGHEIAMQVAAMKPKYVSREEVPAEVIEKEKEILKEQAVAEGKPEHIVEKIVEGRLNKFYSENCLLDQPWIKDDSKTIGDLIKEYITKLGENIKVKRFCRFGVGE, from the coding sequence ATGGCTGAAATAACAACACAGATGATAAAAGAGCTTAGAGAAAAGACAGGTGCCGGTATCGTTGACTGTAAAAAGGCCCTTCAGGAAGCTGAAGGCAACATGGAAAAGGCTATTGAAATTCTCAGAAAGAAAGGTGCTGCAAAAGCTGCAAAGAAGGCAGACAGAGCAACGGCTGAGGGTATCGTTGTTTCTTACATCCACGCAGGCGGCAAAGTCGGCGCTTTAGTTGAGATTAACTGTGAAACGGACTTCGTGGCAAGAACAGATGACTTTAAAGCTTTAGGCCACGAAATAGCCATGCAGGTGGCCGCAATGAAACCAAAATACGTAAGCAGGGAAGAGGTTCCTGCTGAAGTGATAGAAAAAGAGAAAGAAATTCTCAAAGAGCAGGCTGTTGCAGAAGGAAAACCTGAACACATCGTTGAGAAAATCGTTGAAGGAAGACTTAACAAGTTCTACTCAGAAAACTGCCTTCTTGACCAGCCATGGATTAAGGACGACAGCAAGACAATTGGTGATCTTATCAAAGAATACATCACAAAGCTTGGTGAAAACATCAAAGTAAAAAGATTCTGCAGATTCGGAGTAGGGGAGTAA